In Besnoitia besnoiti strain Bb-Ger1 chromosome IX, whole genome shotgun sequence, a single genomic region encodes these proteins:
- a CDS encoding putative quinone oxidoreductase (encoded by transcript BESB_015380): MRLSRVLFHIKMMRAVLHDPPPSLPRKPAGSAAAAASASAASSGDKGDATSHREKKVRLFLGSAPRPEPRKEEQEILIRVNAAGVNRMDLLQKAGKYPAPAGASQILGPEAAGVVVSALEGGRFREGERVMALLQGGGYAEYVAVHEGLCLPVPETLSFVQAAAIPENWLTAYQLLHMVAGVGTALIQLSRLAAIPTVVASAGSDEKLRLCRSLGATHVINYRALEGKFSDAVLEATQGEGADLVLDPVGASFMAENAKCCALDACWVLYGSLGGVVAPAFDVRPFLAKRIRLLASTLRNQSLVYRETLVKLFEEEILPKFADGTLQVVVDSAFPASQADEAHHRLETNANSGKVVLTFDKGDEN, encoded by the exons ATGAGACTCTCTCGCGTGCTGTTTCACATCAAAATGATGCGAGCCGTGCTCCACGATCCCCctccctcgcttcctcgAAAACCCGCTGGGagtgccgcggccgctgcgagcgcctcagcggcTTCATCGGGAGATAAAGGAGACGCCACGTCCCACCGCGAGAAAAAGGTTCGCCTGTTTCTGGGCTCCGCCCCGCGGCCGGAGCCGAGGAAAGAGGAGCAAGAAATCCTCATTCGAGTcaacgccgccggcgtcaaCCGCATGGATCTTCTTCAGAAAGCAG GCAAGTAtccggcgccggcaggagCTTCGCAGATTCTGGGTCCCGAGGCAGCGGGCGTTGTTGTCTCTGCTCTCGAAG GGGGGCGGTTCAGAGAGGGCGAACGCGTCATGGCGCTTCTTCAGGGAGGAGGCTACGCCGAATACGTCGCAGTTCACGAGGGCCTGTGCCTGCCGGTGCCCGAAACGCTCTCCTTCGTTCAG GCTGCTGCAATCCCCGAGAACTGGCTTACTGCCTACCAGCTCCTTCACATGGTCGCAG GCGTGGGTACGGCACTGATTCAGTTGAGTCGGCTGGCGGCGATTCCAActgtcgtcgcctctgcaggctcgGACGAGAAgcttcgtctctgccgctctcTAG GCGCGACTCACGTCATCAATTACCGCGCGCTCGAGGGCAAATTCTCCGATGCAGTTTTAGAGGCCACACAGGGAGA AGGCGCGGATCTAGTGCTAGACCCCGTCGGCGCATCCTTCATGGCGGAGAATGCAAAGTGCTGTGCGCTTGACGCATG CTGGGTACTTTACGGCAGTCTCGGTGGCGTCGTGGCGCCTGCGTTCGACGTGCGGCCGTTCCTTGCCAAGCGCATCCGTCTGCTCGCTTCGACACTCCGCAATCAAAGTCTCGTCTACCGCGAGACACTTGTGAAACTCTTCGAGGAGGAGATTCTTCCCAAATTTGCCGACGGCACGCTCCAG GTCGTTGTGGATTCGGCCTTCCCTGCGAGTCaagccgacgaggcgcaccACCGTCTCGAGACAAACGCAAACAGCGGGAAAGTCGTTTTGACGTTCGATAAAGGAGACGAGAATTAA